The DNA region AAGATCCGCGCCTGTTCGGCGTGGCGCAGCTTGGTCTGGAAGCCGACGAGGTTGTAGAGCGTGCCCAGCGCATTGTCCTGGCGCAGCTGGACCACGGCATAGGGGCGGCGTTCCGGCTTGTGCGGGTTGGTCAGGCCGACCGGCTTCATCGGGCCGTAGCGCAGGGTGTCGACTCCGCGCTCCGCCATCACCTCGATCGGCAGGCAGCCTTCGAAGTAGGGGGTGTTCTTCTCCCACTCCTTGAAGTCGAGCTTCTCGCCCTCGATCAGGGCGGCGATGAAGGCGCGGTACTCGTCCTTCTCGAAGGCGCAGTTGATGTAGTCCTTGCCGGTGCCGCCGGGGCCAGGCTTGTCGTAGCGCGACTGGAACCACGCCTTCGACAGGTCGATGCTCTCCAGATAGACGATGGGAGCGATGGCGTCGAAGAAGGCAAGAGATTCCTCGCCGGTGTGGTCGCGGACGGCTTCCGCCAGGGCGGGGGAGGTGAGGGGGCCGGTGGCGACGATGACGCTGTCCCACTCCTCCGGCGGCAGGCCGGCGACCTCCTCGCGCTGGAGGGTGATGAGGGGATGCGAGGAGACGGCCTCCGTCACCGCATCGGCGAAGCCGTCGCGGTCCATGGCCAGCGCGCCGCCGGCCGGCACCTTGTTCGCGTCGGCGCAGCGCAGGATCAGC from Azospirillum ramasamyi includes:
- the trmFO gene encoding methylenetetrahydrofolate--tRNA-(uracil(54)-C(5))-methyltransferase (FADH(2)-oxidizing) TrmFO, whose protein sequence is MTDTLRPVHVIGGGLAGSEAAWQLASRGVPVVLHEMRPVRKTEAHDTDKLAELVCSNSFRSDDAEYNAVGLLHEEMRRCGSLILRCADANKVPAGGALAMDRDGFADAVTEAVSSHPLITLQREEVAGLPPEEWDSVIVATGPLTSPALAEAVRDHTGEESLAFFDAIAPIVYLESIDLSKAWFQSRYDKPGPGGTGKDYINCAFEKDEYRAFIAALIEGEKLDFKEWEKNTPYFEGCLPIEVMAERGVDTLRYGPMKPVGLTNPHKPERRPYAVVQLRQDNALGTLYNLVGFQTKLRHAEQARIFRMIPGLENAEFARLGGMHRNTFLNSPRLLDGALRLKSLPRLRFAGQVTGCEGYVESAAVGLLAGRFAAAERLGREITKPPVTTALGAILGHITGGAEAETYQPMNVNFGLFPPVDDKIRGRDRKLAYTRRALADLDGWLKD